One segment of Ferrovum sp. PN-J185 DNA contains the following:
- a CDS encoding ABC transporter ATP-binding protein produces MTNLLEINQVSKRFGGLVALKEVSIHIPEQAIVGLIGPNGAGKTTLFNIITGLYRPDQGEILLRNKPLPVGIPHKVAQHGIARTFQNIRLFNNLTVLENILVGRHMRSHSSVLGAIFDTQKTRQEERNLREKALFFLNYVGLTKRANDYAKVLSYGDQRRLEIARALATEPQLLALDEPAAGMNIKERNDLALLIQQIKQDGTAVLVIEHDVKWIMSLCQHITVLNFGEVIATGDADTVQTHPKVIEAYLGKGHHHAA; encoded by the coding sequence ATGACTAATCTACTTGAAATCAATCAAGTCTCTAAACGCTTTGGTGGATTGGTGGCATTAAAGGAAGTCAGTATTCATATTCCAGAGCAAGCCATTGTGGGATTAATTGGTCCTAATGGAGCAGGAAAAACCACTCTATTTAATATTATTACGGGACTCTACCGCCCTGATCAGGGTGAGATATTGCTCAGAAATAAACCACTACCTGTTGGAATCCCTCATAAGGTAGCTCAACATGGTATTGCTAGAACTTTTCAGAATATTCGCTTATTTAATAATTTGACCGTTTTAGAAAATATTTTGGTTGGTCGACATATGCGCTCTCATTCGTCTGTGTTAGGGGCTATTTTTGATACCCAAAAAACCCGTCAAGAAGAACGCAATTTGCGTGAAAAAGCGCTGTTTTTTTTAAACTATGTGGGATTAACAAAGCGTGCTAATGATTACGCCAAAGTGCTCTCTTATGGTGACCAACGTCGTTTGGAAATAGCCAGGGCGCTTGCTACTGAGCCTCAATTATTGGCTCTGGACGAGCCGGCAGCAGGCATGAATATCAAAGAACGTAATGATTTAGCACTGCTAATCCAACAGATAAAGCAAGATGGGACTGCAGTACTTGTGATTGAGCACGACGTGAAATGGATTATGTCACTATGCCAACATATTACGGTATTAAATTTTGGCGAAGTGATTGCCACAGGCGATGCTGATACAGTACAAACTCATCCCAAAGTGATTGAGGCTTATTTAGGTAAAGGGCATCATCATGCTGCTTGA
- a CDS encoding branched-chain amino acid ABC transporter permease: MRKKLLLLLTVLFLPWLLYFSIGQSWVRIVDFSLLYLMLSLGLNVVVGYAGLLDLGYIAFFAVGAYCYALLSSPQFGIHWPLLAILPLGALCAGLFGVLLGAPTLRLKGDYLAIVTLGFGEIIRIFLNNLSAPVNITNGPQGISDIDPLHMGSFVFNHSLLLGDIRIPSVINIYYLFLLAVIMTMIFSYRLEKSRVGRAWMAIREDELAASCVGIHTKRYKLLAFGLGATMGGLSGGLFAGFQGFVSPESFTLMESVMILCMVVLGGMGHIPGVILGSLLLSILPELLRETAHWQRSLFGQVIVDPANLRLIMFALALVVMMLVRPEGLIPSALRRKEMHHD; encoded by the coding sequence ATGAGAAAAAAATTATTGCTTCTCCTTACTGTATTGTTTTTGCCTTGGCTACTTTATTTTTCTATAGGGCAAAGCTGGGTCAGAATTGTTGATTTCTCTTTACTCTATCTCATGCTCTCTTTGGGATTAAATGTGGTGGTGGGCTATGCTGGATTACTTGATTTAGGTTATATCGCTTTTTTTGCCGTGGGGGCTTATTGCTACGCACTGTTATCCTCACCACAATTTGGCATACATTGGCCCCTACTGGCTATTCTTCCTCTTGGTGCTTTATGTGCTGGATTATTTGGTGTCTTATTAGGTGCCCCCACCTTGCGCTTAAAAGGGGATTACCTGGCTATTGTCACCTTAGGCTTTGGTGAAATTATTCGTATTTTTCTTAATAACTTATCTGCACCTGTGAATATTACTAATGGACCGCAAGGAATTAGTGATATTGATCCTTTGCATATGGGTTCTTTTGTTTTTAATCATAGCCTTTTACTTGGTGACATTAGAATACCCTCAGTCATCAATATTTATTACTTGTTCTTATTGGCAGTAATTATGACGATGATCTTCTCTTATCGATTAGAAAAATCCAGGGTAGGTCGAGCTTGGATGGCTATTAGAGAAGATGAGCTTGCTGCCTCATGCGTAGGAATACATACCAAACGCTATAAGTTATTGGCATTTGGTTTGGGTGCTACTATGGGCGGTTTGTCAGGCGGCTTGTTTGCTGGATTTCAGGGGTTTGTTAGTCCGGAGAGTTTTACTCTCATGGAGTCGGTCATGATTTTATGTATGGTTGTATTAGGTGGGATGGGGCACATACCTGGTGTTATTTTGGGGTCACTTTTATTGAGTATTCTGCCTGAGCTATTAAGAGAGACCGCGCATTGGCAACGTAGTTTATTTGGTCAGGTGATTGTTGACCCCGCTAATCTTCGTTTGATTATGTTTGCTTTGGCTTTGGTTGTTATGATGCTTGTTCGTCCGGAAGGGTTAATCCCTTCTGCACTAAGACGTAAGGAGATGCATCATGACTAA
- a CDS encoding branched-chain amino acid ABC transporter permease, protein MSTFWQQVVNGLTLGSIYALVALGYTMVYGIMELINFAHGDVVMIGALIALSISEILVHQGISLPISLSVAIVVSVLVCMVLGWTIEKIAYRPLRHAPKLAPLITAIGLSLLLQQIAALIWGKSYLPFSYILTNTSWSWNGVVISALQVDIFVLSLLLMFLLWQLVHHTKLGRAMRATAQSVAFAQLMGVNTDRVISQTFVIGSALAAVAGVMDVMYYAVGNYTMGFLLGLKAFTAAVLGGIGNLKGAMLGGLLLGVVEALGAGYIGDITHGLFGSNYKDAFAFLVLILVLIFKPNGLLGSNTQEKV, encoded by the coding sequence GTGAGTACTTTTTGGCAACAAGTTGTTAATGGGTTAACTTTAGGTAGTATCTATGCATTAGTTGCGCTAGGTTATACCATGGTCTATGGCATTATGGAGCTGATCAATTTTGCTCATGGCGATGTGGTGATGATCGGCGCATTAATTGCACTTAGTATCAGTGAGATACTGGTTCACCAGGGTATATCATTACCCATCTCTCTTAGCGTTGCGATAGTGGTTTCAGTGTTGGTATGTATGGTACTTGGTTGGACCATTGAAAAAATAGCCTATCGCCCCCTTCGCCACGCACCAAAACTAGCACCATTAATTACAGCGATAGGCTTATCCTTATTGCTGCAGCAAATTGCTGCTCTCATTTGGGGTAAAAGTTATTTACCCTTTTCATACATCTTAACCAACACCAGTTGGTCTTGGAATGGCGTAGTTATTTCAGCATTGCAGGTTGATATATTTGTCTTATCTTTGCTGCTTATGTTTTTACTTTGGCAGCTTGTCCACCACACGAAACTAGGTCGTGCTATGCGAGCCACTGCGCAAAGTGTTGCCTTTGCGCAACTGATGGGAGTGAATACCGATCGTGTTATTTCCCAAACTTTTGTTATAGGCTCAGCACTGGCTGCTGTGGCTGGAGTAATGGATGTGATGTATTACGCTGTGGGTAACTACACCATGGGTTTTTTGTTGGGACTTAAAGCGTTTACTGCTGCTGTATTGGGTGGCATAGGTAATTTGAAAGGGGCTATGTTAGGTGGGTTGTTGTTAGGTGTAGTAGAAGCGCTTGGGGCGGGATATATTGGTGACATCACCCATGGTTTGTTTGGCAGTAACTATAAAGATGCGTTTGCTTTTCTGGTATTAATTTTAGTTTTGATTTTTAAGCCAAATGGTTTATTAGGTAGTAACACGCAGGAGAAGGTGTAA
- the hemF gene encoding oxygen-dependent coproporphyrinogen oxidase, giving the protein MDVSDIKDYLVGLQKRIVNRCQELDGQTFRFDSWQRPQGGGGISALIEEGNLFERGGVNFSHVMGQGLPPSATQHRPELAGRRFEALGVSLVLHPRNPYVPTVHMNVRCFIAFDDHKEPVWWFGGGMDLTPYYGFKEDAVHFHETCRAALNPFGANYYPTYKKWCDEYFYLKHRQEPRGVGGIFFDDFNDLGWDQSRALWQSVGDHFIDAYAPIVERRRDHVYGERERDFQAYRRGRYVEFNLVYDRGTLFGLQSGGRTESILMSLPPIVRWRYDWSAEPGSAEASLLTDFINGRDWI; this is encoded by the coding sequence ATGGATGTAAGCGATATTAAAGATTATTTAGTGGGGTTACAAAAGCGTATCGTTAATCGCTGTCAGGAATTAGATGGGCAAACTTTCCGTTTTGATAGTTGGCAACGTCCTCAAGGTGGAGGAGGGATAAGTGCCTTGATCGAAGAGGGGAATCTGTTTGAACGAGGGGGCGTTAATTTCTCTCACGTTATGGGACAAGGTTTACCGCCTTCGGCCACTCAGCATCGCCCAGAGTTAGCTGGTCGTCGTTTTGAAGCGTTAGGTGTGTCCTTGGTTCTTCATCCAAGAAACCCTTATGTGCCCACAGTACATATGAATGTTCGTTGTTTTATTGCATTTGATGACCATAAAGAACCTGTGTGGTGGTTTGGTGGTGGGATGGATTTGACTCCTTATTATGGTTTTAAAGAGGATGCTGTTCACTTTCATGAAACTTGTCGCGCTGCATTGAATCCTTTTGGCGCTAACTATTATCCAACATATAAAAAATGGTGTGATGAGTATTTTTATTTAAAACACCGCCAAGAACCACGCGGTGTGGGTGGGATATTTTTTGATGACTTTAATGATCTTGGATGGGATCAATCTCGCGCCTTGTGGCAGAGTGTAGGAGATCATTTCATTGATGCTTATGCACCGATAGTTGAGAGACGTCGTGACCATGTCTACGGTGAAAGAGAACGGGACTTTCAAGCCTATCGCCGTGGACGTTATGTTGAATTTAATCTGGTATACGATCGAGGAACACTATTTGGTCTTCAATCTGGAGGTAGAACCGAATCCATTCTTATGTCTCTGCCACCTATAGTGCGTTGGCGCTATGATTGGAGCGCTGAACCAGGTAGTGCTGAAGCGAGTTTACTAACTGATTTTATTAATGGACGTGATTGGATTTAA
- a CDS encoding L-threonylcarbamoyladenylate synthase, with the protein MKQHRLSQSQRALRHYLAQGGVIAYATRAVFGLGCSPYSQRGLKKLLSIKKRPSHKGLIVIAHQARELQKLHHPLTATEQNRVNQAWPGPVTFLVPARQRCLPLVRGRHKSKKVAVRVDAHPDTLTLLRTIKMPITSTSANLSGRRPIRTLRECHRQLGNKVKIISGRTLRHTQPSKIIDLANDQIIRR; encoded by the coding sequence ATGAAACAACATCGACTTTCACAATCACAACGCGCTCTCAGACATTATTTAGCACAAGGAGGAGTTATTGCCTATGCTACCCGTGCTGTCTTTGGACTTGGTTGTTCACCCTATAGCCAACGCGGACTAAAAAAACTTCTCAGCATAAAAAAAAGACCCAGTCACAAGGGATTGATTGTCATTGCCCATCAAGCACGTGAGCTACAAAAACTCCATCATCCACTCACCGCTACTGAACAAAACAGAGTCAATCAAGCGTGGCCTGGTCCTGTGACCTTTTTAGTCCCTGCGCGCCAGCGTTGCCTACCATTAGTGAGAGGACGACACAAAAGCAAAAAAGTGGCTGTGAGAGTGGACGCTCATCCTGATACGCTTACTTTACTGCGGACAATCAAGATGCCCATCACATCCACTAGTGCCAATTTATCTGGACGTCGCCCTATCCGTACTCTACGCGAGTGTCACAGACAACTTGGTAACAAAGTAAAAATCATCAGTGGCCGTACGCTGCGTCACACCCAACCCTCTAAAATAATTGATTTAGCCAATGACCAGATAATTCGCCGTTAA
- the purD gene encoding phosphoribosylamine--glycine ligase: MKILVIGSGGREHALAWRLVQSKKVSRVYVAPGNAGTKREEGLYNVDLNSVDEWVRFAKEEPIDLTVVGPEAPLSQGVVDAFRNAGLAIFGPTQLASQLEASKDFAKAFMMRHSIPTAAYATFEEAALAHQYIDQQGAPIVIKADGLAAGKGVVVAMSLDEAHQAIDHMFSGALGGAGHRVVIEEFLEGEEASFIVLSDGENVCPLATSQDHKRLLDGDLGPNTGGMGAYSPAPVVTPMLHAKIMREVIMPTIRGMKAEGNTYTGFLYAGLMISPNGDIKTLEFNCRMGDPETQPIMMRLKSDLVEVLDLAVKGRLDQVHLEWDRRSAVGVVMAAYNYPNTPRTGDVIVDQGVSDLDSHVFHAGTAIDDKGQLVTRGGRVLCVTALGDTLRVAANKAYQRLADIQFDGQQYRRDIGWRALKN, translated from the coding sequence ATGAAAATTTTAGTTATTGGTTCGGGCGGACGTGAGCACGCTTTGGCATGGCGTCTTGTTCAGTCAAAAAAAGTATCCCGCGTTTACGTGGCACCAGGTAATGCCGGCACCAAACGTGAAGAGGGGCTATACAACGTTGACCTTAATAGTGTTGATGAATGGGTTCGCTTTGCTAAAGAAGAGCCTATTGATTTAACAGTAGTTGGTCCAGAAGCCCCCTTATCACAAGGTGTTGTTGATGCATTTAGAAATGCTGGATTAGCTATTTTTGGACCAACTCAGTTAGCCAGTCAATTAGAAGCCTCTAAAGATTTTGCTAAAGCATTTATGATGCGCCATAGTATTCCCACGGCAGCTTATGCTACTTTTGAAGAGGCTGCTCTCGCTCATCAATATATTGATCAACAGGGCGCGCCTATCGTTATAAAAGCCGATGGCCTTGCTGCAGGGAAAGGTGTGGTGGTGGCAATGAGTCTTGATGAAGCGCATCAAGCCATTGATCATATGTTCTCAGGGGCACTGGGTGGTGCCGGACATCGCGTCGTGATTGAAGAGTTTCTAGAGGGAGAGGAAGCTAGTTTTATTGTGCTCTCTGATGGTGAGAATGTTTGTCCTTTGGCGACCAGTCAAGATCATAAACGGTTACTTGATGGTGATTTAGGCCCTAATACAGGTGGTATGGGGGCCTATTCTCCCGCACCAGTGGTTACACCCATGCTTCACGCAAAAATTATGCGTGAAGTAATTATGCCAACTATTCGAGGGATGAAAGCAGAGGGTAATACTTATACTGGTTTTCTGTACGCTGGATTAATGATTAGTCCTAATGGAGACATTAAAACACTTGAGTTTAATTGTCGTATGGGTGACCCAGAAACCCAACCCATTATGATGCGTCTCAAGTCGGATTTGGTGGAAGTACTGGACTTGGCTGTCAAAGGGCGTTTAGATCAAGTTCATCTTGAGTGGGATAGACGCAGTGCGGTAGGTGTTGTTATGGCTGCTTATAACTATCCTAATACACCAAGAACAGGAGATGTTATTGTTGATCAAGGTGTGTCAGATCTGGACAGTCACGTATTTCATGCTGGAACTGCGATTGATGACAAGGGCCAACTTGTCACTCGCGGTGGCCGTGTACTGTGTGTGACAGCACTAGGCGATACATTACGAGTTGCAGCTAATAAAGCCTACCAACGCTTAGCTGATATTCAATTTGACGGGCAGCAATACCGCCGAGATATAGGTTGGCGCGCTTTAAAAAACTAA